A part of Sulfurimonas aquatica genomic DNA contains:
- a CDS encoding type II toxin-antitoxin system RelE/ParE family toxin, whose amino-acid sequence MKVNFSHDSKEFIFKLKSHISNDNPSRAKSYTIKLVSRIRNMLQHPYIGKENATFGDENIREIILDGMKIIYKIYPNSVGIVMIYKYIDVDESNIEIEQ is encoded by the coding sequence ATGAAAGTAAACTTTTCACATGACTCAAAAGAGTTTATATTCAAATTAAAAAGTCATATCTCGAATGACAATCCTTCAAGAGCCAAGTCATACACCATAAAATTAGTATCTCGAATTAGAAATATGCTACAACATCCATACATTGGCAAAGAAAATGCAACATTTGGCGATGAGAATATTCGAGAAATTATTCTCGATGGTATGAAAATTATTTATAAGATTTATCCAAATAGTGTTGGCATCGTTATGATTTATAAATATATTGACGTTGATGAATCAAATATTGAAATAGAACAATAA